The following coding sequences are from one Diadema setosum chromosome 9, eeDiaSeto1, whole genome shotgun sequence window:
- the LOC140232673 gene encoding nuclear transport factor 2-like — protein MDPRAIATQFVQHYYNTFDSNRANLKTLYMADSRLSFEGQEFVGPDAIVSKLESLPFKAVQHVITTVDSHVSGQSLLVSVLGQLKTDDDPPHSFFQTFVLVQSGETLVVLNDIFRLVIHNV, from the exons ATGGATCCAAGGGCTATCGCCACTCAATTTGTTCAGCACTATTACAACACATTTGACTCAAACAGAGCCAACTTGAAAACCCTTTAT ATGGCAGACAGTAGGCTGTCATTTGAGGGACAAGAATTTGTAGGGCCTGACGCAATTGTAAGCAAGCTTGAG agTTTGCCATTCAAAGCAGTTCAACATGTCATCACAACAGTGGATTCCCACGTATCTGGACAGTCCCTCCTCGTGTCTGTTCTTGGCCAGTTGAAG ACGGATGACGATCCACCACACAGTTTCTTCCAGACATTTGTCCTGGTGCAAAGTGGCGAAACGCTGGTGGTACTGAATGACATTTTCAGGCTAGTGATTCACAATGTATAA